Proteins from a genomic interval of Treponema succinifaciens DSM 2489:
- the uvrB gene encoding excinuclease ABC subunit UvrB: MRKFHVVSPFEPSGDQPNAIKKLSEGFFRGDKYQTLKGVTGSGKTFTMAKIIEAVQRPTLIISHNKTLSAQLYREFKTFFPDNAVEYFVSYYDYYQPEAYVPARDLYIEKDASINKEIDKLRLAATYALMERRDVIIVATVSCIYGLGMPDLYKEMRIHVEKGNELDTHEIASRLISIQYERNDMILERGKFRIKGDTIEIFPPYMETDEAYKIELDFDQISRIKRFNAISGETIEELDELQLYPAKHFVVPRDQMASVTEKIQTELDSRLEELRSAGKILEAERLKTRTTYDLEMMKEMGYCSGIENYSGPISGRKRGDPPATLLHYFPDDFLCMIDEAHVSVPQIGAMYEGDRARKQNLIDFGFRLPSALDNRPLKIDEFTKKMNQVIFVTATPRPEEIKKSTQVVEQLIRPTGLLDPKIEVRPSEGQMQDIFKEVSARIKKGERSLILTLTKKMAEDLTDYLSELNLKVKYIHSEIDTFERVEILKSLRTGETDVLIGINLLREGIDLPEVSLIAILDADKIGFLRSTTSLIQIIGRAARNADGTVLMYADRMSDAMKEAIDETKRRRSIQEAYNKEHGIVPKTIKKAVEDILEHQKEDAEQEANIKLEALKNCTNLFVAKQRKKLLDLMKKEMSEAADRLDYEQAAVLRDQIIEIEKTYGK; the protein is encoded by the coding sequence ATGAGAAAATTTCATGTTGTTTCTCCTTTTGAGCCTTCTGGAGATCAGCCGAACGCAATAAAAAAACTTTCCGAAGGATTTTTCCGCGGAGACAAATATCAGACTTTAAAAGGCGTTACAGGAAGCGGAAAAACTTTCACAATGGCAAAAATAATTGAAGCGGTTCAGCGTCCGACTTTGATTATCAGCCACAACAAAACACTTTCTGCACAGCTTTACAGGGAATTCAAAACCTTTTTTCCAGACAACGCCGTAGAATATTTTGTAAGCTACTACGATTATTATCAGCCGGAAGCTTATGTTCCTGCGCGCGACTTGTATATAGAAAAAGACGCTTCAATAAACAAAGAAATCGACAAGCTCCGTCTCGCCGCAACCTACGCCTTAATGGAACGCCGCGATGTAATTATCGTTGCGACCGTCAGCTGCATTTACGGACTTGGAATGCCTGATCTCTACAAGGAAATGCGGATTCATGTTGAAAAAGGAAACGAGCTTGACACGCACGAAATCGCATCAAGGCTTATTTCAATTCAGTATGAACGGAACGACATGATTCTTGAGCGCGGAAAATTCAGAATCAAAGGCGACACAATTGAAATTTTTCCACCTTACATGGAAACAGACGAAGCTTACAAAATCGAACTTGACTTTGACCAGATTTCAAGAATAAAAAGATTCAACGCAATTTCTGGAGAAACAATAGAAGAACTTGATGAGCTTCAGCTTTATCCTGCCAAGCACTTTGTTGTTCCGCGCGACCAGATGGCAAGCGTTACAGAAAAAATTCAGACTGAACTTGATTCACGGCTTGAAGAGCTTCGTTCCGCCGGAAAAATTCTTGAAGCCGAACGTTTAAAAACACGCACAACTTACGACCTTGAAATGATGAAAGAAATGGGCTACTGCTCTGGAATTGAAAATTATTCAGGACCGATTTCAGGACGCAAAAGAGGAGATCCGCCTGCAACTTTGCTTCATTATTTTCCTGATGATTTTCTTTGCATGATTGACGAGGCTCACGTTTCTGTTCCGCAGATTGGAGCAATGTACGAAGGCGACCGGGCGCGCAAGCAAAACTTAATCGACTTTGGATTCAGGCTTCCAAGCGCACTGGACAACCGCCCGCTCAAAATCGATGAGTTCACAAAAAAAATGAACCAAGTGATTTTTGTAACTGCGACTCCACGCCCGGAAGAAATTAAAAAATCAACACAAGTCGTGGAGCAGCTTATCCGTCCCACAGGACTTCTTGATCCAAAAATTGAAGTTCGTCCAAGCGAAGGTCAGATGCAGGACATCTTTAAAGAAGTCAGCGCACGCATAAAAAAAGGCGAACGTTCATTGATTCTTACTCTTACAAAAAAAATGGCGGAAGATTTAACCGACTACCTTTCCGAGCTGAATTTAAAAGTCAAATACATTCATTCTGAAATCGACACTTTTGAGCGTGTTGAAATTTTAAAAAGCCTACGAACTGGAGAAACTGATGTTCTAATTGGAATCAATCTTTTGCGCGAAGGAATAGACTTACCGGAAGTTTCGCTGATAGCAATTCTTGACGCGGACAAAATCGGATTTTTAAGAAGCACAACTTCGCTGATTCAGATTATAGGACGCGCCGCACGAAATGCCGACGGAACAGTTTTAATGTACGCAGACAGAATGAGCGACGCAATGAAAGAAGCCATTGACGAAACTAAACGCCGCCGTTCAATTCAGGAAGCGTACAACAAAGAACACGGAATTGTTCCAAAGACAATAAAAAAAGCAGTTGAAGATATTCTTGAGCATCAAAAAGAAGACGCAGAGCAAGAAGCAAACATAAAGCTTGAAGCTCTTAAAAACTGTACAAATCTTTTTGTCGCCAAGCAAAGAAAAAAACTTCTTGACCTGATGAAAAAAGAAATGTCAGAAGCAGCCGATCGTCTTGACTATGAGCAGGCAGCTGTTTTGCGCGATCAGATTATAGAAATAGAAAAAACTTACGGAAAATAA
- a CDS encoding sigma-70 family RNA polymerase sigma factor, which translates to MEIDVAKGYLNSLKKYPLLSADEEIALAKRIKSGDKEAFNLLVNSNLRLVVSVAGRFNKGAFCIMDLIQEGNLGLMVAAKKFDPAFGTRFSTYAYRWIVQRIMKFISANSSPILLPVHRETLLRRIQKFQNIFFQQNGREAAVKELALFAGISEERLNDVLETSYTVASLDTEVADEGKTVSLGDIIPDTAFSPEELAIREDSKSCVNFFMDSLTGIEKSVLRHRYNFDYDLHSKSLREVGRIVGLSQEAVRQAELRAKKHLKSAMESVFAV; encoded by the coding sequence ATGGAAATTGATGTTGCCAAGGGATACCTGAATTCATTAAAAAAATATCCTCTGCTTTCCGCCGATGAAGAAATCGCGCTTGCAAAAAGAATCAAGTCTGGAGACAAGGAAGCGTTCAATCTGCTTGTTAATTCCAATCTTAGGCTTGTTGTAAGTGTTGCAGGAAGATTCAACAAAGGTGCGTTTTGCATTATGGATTTGATTCAGGAAGGAAATCTTGGGCTTATGGTTGCTGCCAAGAAATTCGATCCGGCGTTTGGAACAAGATTTTCAACTTATGCATACAGATGGATTGTACAGCGCATTATGAAATTCATCAGTGCCAACAGTTCTCCGATTTTGCTTCCGGTGCATAGGGAAACTCTTTTGCGACGTATTCAGAAGTTTCAGAATATTTTCTTTCAGCAGAACGGAAGAGAAGCCGCGGTCAAGGAACTTGCGCTTTTTGCAGGAATTTCAGAAGAGAGGTTGAATGATGTTCTTGAAACTTCTTATACAGTTGCGTCTCTTGATACTGAAGTTGCTGATGAAGGAAAAACAGTTTCGCTAGGCGATATTATCCCGGACACAGCGTTTTCCCCGGAAGAGCTTGCAATCAGAGAGGATTCTAAAAGCTGTGTTAATTTTTTTATGGATTCTTTAACAGGAATAGAAAAGAGTGTTTTGCGGCATCGTTACAATTTTGACTATGACTTGCATTCAAAAAGTTTGCGTGAAGTCGGTAGAATTGTAGGATTGAGCCAAGAGGCAGTGCGCCAGGCTGAACTCCGCGCCAAAAAACATCTTAAATCTGCAATGGAGAGTGTTTTTGCTGTTTAG
- the asnS gene encoding asparagine--tRNA ligase: protein MVPTLIKDLLSSKPESQKVTVCGWIRSVRDSKNLVFIQVNDGSCFANIQLTFDRNSPSPNANVNNIEEELKKLNTGASVRAEGLLISSPASGQAVEVTLESLKTLGTCNPEEYPLQKNKMSMEYLRTNAHLRARTNTFGAVYRVRNQMAFAVHSFFQERGFQYINAPEITCSDCEGAGEMFQVTTLSMEKIAELGVKAGAGGMKIEDAHKIVDYSKDFFGKKASLTVSGQLEAETMATALSRVYTFGPTFRAENSNTPRHLAEFWMIEPEMAFFDLDDDMDIQEDFVKYLLNWALTKCRSDLEFFDKRIQPGLIESLEKVAKAKFVRISYTDAIAKLEEAEKNGAKFEFKPYWGCDIATEHERYLTEKIFGCPVMVFNYPKEIKSFYMKQNDDGKTVKAVDVLVPGIGELIGGSEREENYEKLLKACEERKMDMSNYQWYLDLRRFGTVPHSGFGLGFERLIRYITGMENIRDVIPYPRAPKLADF from the coding sequence ATGGTACCTACATTAATAAAAGACTTGCTTTCCTCAAAACCGGAAAGTCAGAAAGTTACAGTTTGCGGCTGGATTCGTTCCGTTCGCGATTCTAAAAATCTTGTTTTCATCCAGGTAAATGACGGAAGCTGTTTCGCGAACATTCAGCTTACCTTTGACAGAAATTCACCTTCTCCAAATGCAAATGTAAATAATATAGAAGAAGAATTAAAAAAATTGAACACCGGGGCTTCTGTCCGCGCGGAAGGGCTTTTGATTTCCTCGCCGGCAAGCGGCCAGGCTGTGGAAGTTACCCTTGAATCTTTAAAAACGCTGGGAACTTGCAATCCGGAAGAATATCCGCTGCAGAAAAACAAGATGAGCATGGAATACCTTCGCACAAACGCTCATCTCCGTGCGCGCACAAACACATTCGGCGCTGTTTACCGCGTAAGAAACCAGATGGCATTTGCGGTTCACTCGTTCTTTCAGGAACGCGGCTTCCAGTACATCAACGCTCCGGAAATCACTTGCTCTGACTGTGAAGGCGCAGGCGAAATGTTCCAGGTTACAACTCTTTCAATGGAAAAGATTGCCGAGCTTGGCGTAAAAGCCGGTGCCGGCGGAATGAAAATCGAGGACGCGCACAAGATTGTTGACTACTCAAAAGATTTCTTCGGCAAAAAGGCGTCGCTCACAGTTTCCGGCCAGCTTGAGGCAGAAACAATGGCAACCGCTCTAAGCCGCGTTTATACATTCGGCCCGACTTTCCGTGCGGAAAATTCAAACACTCCGCGCCACTTGGCAGAATTCTGGATGATTGAGCCGGAAATGGCGTTCTTTGATCTTGATGACGACATGGATATTCAGGAAGATTTTGTAAAATATCTTTTGAACTGGGCTTTGACAAAATGCCGCTCAGACCTGGAATTCTTTGACAAACGCATTCAGCCAGGCCTTATTGAAAGCCTTGAAAAAGTCGCAAAGGCAAAATTCGTGCGGATTTCCTACACAGACGCAATCGCAAAACTTGAAGAAGCGGAAAAAAACGGAGCGAAATTTGAATTCAAGCCGTACTGGGGCTGCGACATTGCGACTGAGCACGAACGCTATCTTACAGAAAAGATTTTCGGCTGTCCGGTAATGGTTTTCAACTATCCAAAAGAAATAAAATCTTTCTATATGAAGCAGAATGATGACGGAAAAACCGTAAAGGCGGTTGATGTTCTTGTTCCTGGAATCGGTGAGCTGATCGGCGGCTCTGAACGCGAGGAAAACTACGAGAAACTGCTCAAAGCGTGCGAGGAGCGCAAGATGGATATGTCAAACTACCAGTGGTATCTTGACTTGCGCCGGTTCGGAACTGTTCCGCACTCAGGATTCGGACTTGGCTTTGAACGCCTTATCCGTTACATTACCGGAATGGAAAACATCCGCGATGTAATTCCATATCCACGCGCGCCTAAACTCGCTGATTTCTAA
- the rpmB gene encoding 50S ribosomal protein L28 yields the protein MSRSCDVCGKHSMHGNRVSKSYNHTRRQWKPNLLKIKTEIDGTTRTIKICTQCLRSGFITKKINVTPANAGANKAE from the coding sequence ATGTCAAGATCATGTGATGTCTGCGGAAAACATTCAATGCACGGTAACAGAGTAAGCAAATCATACAATCATACACGCCGTCAGTGGAAGCCAAATCTTTTGAAGATTAAGACAGAAATCGACGGAACAACAAGAACAATCAAAATTTGCACTCAGTGTCTCCGCTCTGGATTCATTACAAAGAAAATCAATGTAACTCCTGCAAACGCAGGCGCAAACAAAGCTGAATAG
- a CDS encoding S-layer homology domain-containing protein, whose protein sequence is MKKSIFKTIILISALALAAAPVFSQTKKKTQSKKTQPAETESTQSYWDGAPAVLKETPFKFEGGTGTLKDPYLIKTAEQLNSVRFGLSKHYKLIADIDLSNWGNWIPLGGTPAYGGAWIKKYPQAADAGCGEFTGSFDGNGHVISGMTIIDHNDDIFMGEAEATRAYALFGAIFPENNSFIRNLGVVNYTIDISHTKMKYNCDLRVAAISNYAAGVIVENCYTSGGKIKVHTGRAGKQTSRAYVMAGGMFTEIEDSKIINCYNASPIIITTSDTDYMNYNYTTTTRQLGDLRSARAGGIVMQMMYTHITGCMNAGEVTVPYANFGYGNSLAGGIVGKVVRLGQQFIEDLSPEMASTITSCYNIGKITGTYATGILGFTNTDCYISDCYNVGKLVLDEDNPQKDYIPTYKDDIIVQGCPILEYGKKYVHDNGIKVVHGSRWIDSPKLGRKILKAIPEDKLGIKPSEPEEATQIAGFTDVMSSDDFARSAPWAVEKGIAKPSSKTTFSPNEPCTRGQVVTYIYRWQGSPKVSGKNPFKDVKPSDSFYNAALWAYQKGFLEGKTFNGNAPCTRGDALEILWKCSGSMSMIAIDNFTDVPRSSKYQQPVSWAYYCAIAKPTTKTTFEPESVCTKGQIVTFIYQVEHTGVKDWMDTTQKNSNPKSSKKNAKSDSSQTDNALTDEDLDALLENARKQAEMLLNGNQF, encoded by the coding sequence ATGAAAAAATCAATTTTCAAGACCATCATCTTAATCAGCGCGCTTGCACTTGCAGCAGCTCCAGTTTTCTCGCAGACAAAAAAGAAAACGCAATCAAAGAAAACTCAGCCCGCAGAAACAGAATCAACACAATCGTACTGGGATGGCGCACCGGCAGTTTTAAAGGAAACTCCGTTCAAATTTGAAGGCGGAACTGGCACTCTCAAAGATCCATACTTAATCAAAACAGCAGAGCAACTCAACTCAGTCAGATTCGGACTTTCAAAGCATTACAAACTGATTGCCGACATCGACCTTTCAAATTGGGGCAACTGGATTCCACTCGGAGGAACTCCAGCTTACGGCGGTGCCTGGATAAAAAAATATCCTCAAGCAGCAGATGCAGGATGCGGAGAATTCACAGGTTCTTTTGACGGAAACGGCCACGTAATCTCTGGAATGACAATAATCGACCATAATGACGACATCTTTATGGGAGAAGCTGAGGCAACACGCGCATACGCTCTTTTCGGAGCAATATTTCCGGAAAACAATTCATTCATTAGAAATCTTGGAGTTGTGAACTACACAATTGACATCAGCCATACAAAAATGAAATACAACTGTGACCTTCGGGTGGCGGCGATTTCAAATTATGCGGCAGGCGTAATAGTAGAAAACTGCTACACTTCAGGCGGAAAAATCAAAGTGCATACAGGACGCGCAGGAAAGCAAACTAGCAGAGCTTATGTAATGGCAGGCGGAATGTTCACAGAAATTGAAGACTCAAAAATTATAAACTGCTACAACGCATCTCCAATCATCATAACAACAAGCGACACAGACTACATGAACTATAATTATACAACCACAACAAGGCAGCTTGGTGATCTTCGTTCTGCAAGGGCTGGTGGAATTGTAATGCAGATGATGTACACACACATCACAGGCTGCATGAACGCAGGTGAAGTTACAGTTCCTTATGCAAACTTTGGATACGGAAATTCGCTTGCAGGAGGAATTGTGGGAAAAGTTGTACGCCTTGGCCAGCAGTTTATTGAAGACTTGTCTCCAGAAATGGCAAGTACCATAACAAGCTGCTACAATATCGGAAAAATCACAGGAACTTATGCCACAGGAATTTTGGGATTCACAAACACCGACTGCTACATAAGCGACTGCTACAACGTGGGCAAGCTTGTTCTTGACGAGGACAATCCGCAAAAAGACTATATTCCAACTTACAAGGATGACATAATAGTTCAAGGATGCCCTATTCTTGAATATGGAAAAAAATACGTTCACGACAACGGAATAAAAGTTGTTCATGGCAGCAGATGGATAGATTCTCCAAAGCTCGGAAGAAAAATCCTTAAAGCAATTCCAGAAGACAAACTTGGAATAAAACCAAGCGAGCCGGAAGAAGCAACACAAATTGCAGGATTTACAGATGTAATGTCAAGCGATGACTTTGCACGCTCTGCTCCCTGGGCAGTTGAAAAAGGAATCGCAAAGCCATCATCAAAAACAACATTCTCTCCAAACGAGCCTTGCACAAGAGGACAAGTTGTTACATACATTTACCGCTGGCAAGGGTCTCCAAAAGTTTCAGGTAAAAATCCGTTCAAAGATGTAAAGCCAAGCGATTCTTTCTACAACGCGGCACTCTGGGCTTACCAAAAAGGATTTTTAGAAGGAAAAACATTCAACGGAAACGCTCCTTGCACACGTGGCGATGCGCTTGAAATCTTATGGAAATGCTCAGGCTCAATGTCGATGATTGCAATTGATAACTTTACCGATGTTCCGCGCTCGTCAAAATATCAGCAACCAGTTTCTTGGGCATATTACTGCGCAATCGCAAAACCAACCACAAAAACCACATTCGAGCCTGAAAGCGTCTGCACAAAAGGCCAGATTGTAACGTTCATTTATCAAGTTGAGCACACAGGTGTAAAGGACTGGATGGATACGACACAGAAAAATTCGAATCCGAAGTCAAGCAAAAAAAATGCGAAGTCGGATTCAAGTCAAACCGATAATGCTTTAACCGATGAAGATTTAGATGCTTTACTTGAGAACGCACGCAAACAAGCGGAGATGCTTCTCAACGGAAATCAGTTCTAG
- a CDS encoding YhjD/YihY/BrkB family envelope integrity protein, with amino-acid sequence MTFCKKQLKKISLFSIVQSLYLSSSLFFSNDLISSASACAFGFLLSVVPISMIICVVLLRVLHASPETVSALISSSPFSSQIISIEDSLPKSLKLVTNFEVVIIAAVVWMSRRFFSSVIVGLKRIFGKDANSRPVKNMFLVFIGEALFVILFSLIIFIAISLKTIVLVPRFYGILEPLNHIADLISKTAAGFVPFIILFAATAFTYKFGSRTNPSWGISVLSSAGTCASFWILTKAFHLFVNINRYNLVYGVLSNIIVMLMGVFFFFIIFFFFAQWLYVYQFFETLLLCELYLLPEKQDGKFFSNIKRFLFINPYFLLKKDSHALNFNDGNFVYRKNSKSEFCFYIASGSILLIHKNEGQVLNQGTFFGEGECLLKKHRQEDAVSIGKSKVIKIHYSVFQKLIEKNPKIGVKALSQIRKYYKGTF; translated from the coding sequence ATGACTTTTTGCAAAAAACAGCTAAAAAAAATTTCTCTGTTCAGCATTGTGCAGTCGCTTTACTTAAGTTCAAGTTTGTTTTTTTCAAATGACTTGATTTCTTCCGCTTCTGCCTGCGCATTTGGATTTTTACTTTCGGTTGTTCCAATCAGCATGATAATCTGCGTTGTGCTTCTTAGGGTTTTGCACGCTTCCCCGGAAACTGTTTCCGCGCTTATTTCTTCAAGTCCGTTTTCAAGCCAGATTATAAGCATAGAAGATTCGCTTCCGAAGTCGCTTAAACTTGTTACAAATTTTGAAGTTGTAATCATTGCAGCTGTTGTGTGGATGTCAAGAAGATTTTTCAGTTCTGTGATTGTCGGGCTGAAAAGAATTTTTGGAAAAGATGCAAACTCGCGTCCTGTAAAAAATATGTTTCTTGTTTTCATTGGAGAAGCTCTTTTTGTAATTTTATTTTCACTGATAATTTTCATAGCAATCAGCTTAAAGACAATCGTGCTTGTTCCAAGGTTCTACGGAATTCTTGAGCCGCTGAACCACATTGCAGATCTGATTTCAAAAACTGCGGCTGGTTTTGTTCCGTTTATAATTTTATTTGCAGCAACGGCGTTCACGTATAAATTCGGAAGCAGAACAAATCCGTCCTGGGGCATAAGTGTTTTGTCTTCGGCAGGAACCTGCGCTTCGTTTTGGATTCTCACAAAGGCCTTTCATCTGTTTGTAAACATAAACCGCTACAACCTGGTCTACGGAGTTTTAAGCAACATTATTGTAATGCTCATGGGCGTGTTTTTTTTCTTTATAATTTTTTTCTTTTTTGCTCAATGGCTTTATGTCTATCAGTTTTTTGAAACATTGCTTTTGTGCGAGCTTTATCTTCTGCCTGAAAAACAAGACGGAAAATTCTTTTCAAATATAAAACGGTTTCTTTTTATAAATCCGTATTTTCTTCTTAAAAAAGATTCACACGCATTAAATTTCAACGACGGAAATTTTGTTTACAGAAAAAATTCAAAAAGCGAATTCTGTTTTTACATTGCGAGCGGAAGCATTTTGCTTATACACAAAAATGAAGGGCAGGTTTTAAATCAAGGCACATTTTTTGGCGAAGGCGAATGTCTTTTAAAAAAGCACCGGCAGGAAGACGCAGTTTCAATTGGAAAATCAAAAGTCATAAAAATCCATTACTCCGTGTTCCAAAAGCTCATAGAAAAAAATCCAAAAATCGGAGTAAAGGCGCTTAGTCAAATAAGAAAATATTACAAAGGGACTTTCTAA
- the guaA gene encoding glutamine-hydrolyzing GMP synthase: MERLKIVVLDFGSQYAHLIAKRFRMMGYYSEIALPSAGLETFKNAKGIVLSGGPSSIYDKNAPEFNSEILKLDIPILGLCYGHYVLQTGYNGKAQKALVGEFGFATLELNQNVKCPLFEEIASPQQVWMSHQDAVVKPGDGFETVGSTKDCEFAALQNLEKKRFSLQFHCEVKDTPCGNKILENFAKFCGMEKNWDQDTVLNHIIDSIKNQADDKNVLLFLSGGVDSTVAFALLNKALGQKRVLGLHIDNGFMRKNESKKVEEAYKNHGFSNFIVEDASKTFLKAVENLTDPQKKRMAIGENFITVRNEVVAKQKFDENKWLLAQGTLYPDIIESGGTKNSNVIKTHHNRVDGIQKLIEKGLIIEPLKDLYKDEVRAIGKKLGLEDELVMRHPFPGPGLSINVLCSNGTMTDNDKEEFKKAQEEISKVQLEMFCEKCSENLEKYILPVKSVGVQGDFRTYRFPSVISFAKTENGFYHLPKKWEKLEAASSQITNSASFINRTIIRLWQNPSVKDEALKLQEGYCTKDRLDQTRDADDIVLTALHKSGWYNKIFQHLTINLPYASSKERCSFVLRPLCSEDVMTARFAQLPQNLLMDIVQEISKLPYVDAIFFDLTNKPPATFGWE, encoded by the coding sequence ATGGAACGTTTAAAAATTGTTGTTTTAGATTTTGGAAGCCAGTATGCCCACCTTATTGCAAAAAGATTCCGCATGATGGGTTATTATTCAGAAATCGCCTTGCCTTCCGCCGGGCTTGAAACATTCAAAAATGCAAAAGGAATTGTGCTTAGCGGAGGTCCGTCCAGTATCTATGATAAAAATGCTCCTGAATTCAATTCTGAAATTCTTAAGCTTGATATTCCGATTCTTGGTCTTTGCTACGGACATTATGTACTTCAAACCGGTTACAACGGAAAAGCCCAAAAAGCTTTGGTCGGAGAATTTGGTTTTGCAACTTTAGAGCTGAATCAAAATGTAAAGTGTCCGCTGTTTGAAGAAATTGCAAGTCCTCAGCAAGTTTGGATGAGCCATCAGGATGCTGTTGTAAAACCGGGAGACGGATTTGAAACTGTCGGCTCAACAAAGGACTGCGAATTCGCCGCACTCCAAAATCTTGAAAAAAAACGTTTCAGCCTTCAGTTTCACTGCGAAGTAAAGGATACTCCTTGCGGAAATAAGATTCTTGAAAACTTTGCAAAGTTCTGCGGAATGGAAAAAAACTGGGATCAGGACACGGTACTAAATCACATAATCGATTCTATAAAAAATCAGGCAGATGATAAAAATGTTCTTCTCTTTTTAAGCGGCGGAGTTGATTCCACTGTGGCGTTCGCGCTTTTAAACAAAGCGTTGGGACAGAAAAGAGTTTTGGGACTTCACATAGACAACGGCTTTATGCGCAAGAATGAAAGCAAGAAAGTGGAAGAGGCATACAAAAACCACGGATTTTCAAATTTCATTGTTGAAGACGCAAGCAAAACTTTCTTAAAGGCTGTAGAAAATCTTACCGATCCTCAGAAAAAAAGAATGGCTATTGGTGAAAATTTTATTACAGTACGCAACGAAGTTGTGGCAAAACAAAAGTTTGATGAAAACAAATGGCTTTTAGCGCAGGGAACTTTGTATCCGGACATAATTGAAAGCGGCGGAACAAAAAATTCAAATGTAATAAAAACTCATCATAACCGCGTAGACGGAATACAAAAGCTCATTGAAAAAGGCTTGATTATTGAACCCCTAAAAGATTTATACAAAGATGAAGTTCGCGCAATTGGAAAAAAACTTGGACTTGAAGACGAACTTGTAATGCGCCATCCTTTTCCTGGTCCTGGATTAAGCATCAATGTTCTTTGCTCCAACGGGACAATGACAGACAATGACAAAGAAGAATTTAAAAAAGCGCAGGAAGAAATTTCAAAAGTTCAACTTGAAATGTTCTGCGAAAAATGCTCTGAGAATCTTGAAAAATATATTCTGCCTGTAAAATCTGTAGGCGTTCAGGGAGACTTCCGCACTTACAGATTTCCGTCTGTAATCAGTTTTGCAAAAACAGAAAACGGATTTTATCATCTTCCAAAAAAATGGGAAAAACTTGAAGCCGCATCAAGCCAGATTACAAACAGCGCGTCATTTATAAACAGAACGATAATCCGCTTGTGGCAAAATCCTTCGGTAAAAGACGAAGCCTTAAAGCTTCAGGAAGGCTACTGCACAAAAGACAGATTGGATCAGACACGTGATGCCGACGACATAGTTCTTACCGCTCTTCATAAAAGCGGCTGGTACAATAAAATTTTCCAGCATCTTACAATCAATTTGCCTTACGCTTCTTCAAAGGAAAGATGCAGTTTTGTATTGCGTCCGCTTTGCTCAGAAGATGTAATGACAGCAAGGTTTGCGCAGCTTCCGCAGAATCTCCTTATGGATATTGTGCAGGAAATTTCCAAGCTGCCTTATGTTGATGCGATATTTTTTGATCTTACAAACAAGCCACCTGCAACATTCGGGTGGGAATAA
- a CDS encoding MBL fold metallo-hydrolase, translating to MKMILTGTGTSHGIPVIGCGCNVCRSSDPRDNRLRCSAFLESPVNILVDVGPEFRIQALKYKINKIDAVFITHSHADHLHGIDDLRVFSHTKALDPAHPDNKETEGEGLRIYTTTHAEHDIRHRFDYIFTPMKEGGGKPKIQIMSAENISEKNPLFINGIEILPVMLKHGHLDDLGLLFSEKGQDGKKHSIAYLTDCSFVPENSIELVKNNSGILEHLVIDGLRLEPHSTHFSFEQALEAAQKMNPRNVYLTHITHNMSHVQIEDYVKSILWKFPLLKKSAENGFYIGPAYDGLELVC from the coding sequence ATGAAAATGATTCTTACTGGCACTGGAACAAGCCACGGAATCCCTGTGATTGGATGCGGATGCAATGTGTGCCGTTCAAGTGATCCGAGGGACAACCGGCTAAGATGCAGCGCGTTTCTTGAAAGTCCTGTAAATATTCTTGTGGATGTCGGGCCGGAATTTAGAATTCAGGCGTTGAAATATAAAATTAACAAAATTGACGCGGTTTTTATAACGCACAGCCATGCGGATCATCTTCATGGGATTGATGATTTGCGTGTTTTTAGCCACACAAAGGCTCTTGACCCGGCGCATCCGGACAACAAGGAAACTGAAGGAGAAGGTCTTAGAATTTACACGACAACTCACGCGGAGCATGATATTCGGCACAGGTTCGACTACATTTTTACTCCGATGAAAGAGGGCGGCGGAAAGCCCAAGATTCAGATTATGAGCGCGGAAAATATCAGCGAAAAAAATCCGCTTTTTATAAACGGAATTGAAATTCTGCCTGTAATGCTCAAGCACGGACATTTAGATGACCTGGGACTTTTGTTCAGCGAGAAAGGGCAGGACGGAAAAAAGCACAGCATCGCCTACCTTACGGATTGCAGCTTTGTGCCGGAAAATTCAATTGAGCTTGTAAAAAACAACTCAGGAATTCTTGAGCATCTTGTAATCGACGGATTGCGGCTGGAACCTCATTCAACGCATTTTTCATTTGAACAGGCACTTGAAGCGGCGCAAAAAATGAATCCGCGAAACGTTTATTTGACTCACATAACGCATAACATGAGCCACGTTCAAATAGAAGATTATGTAAAAAGCATTTTGTGGAAGTTTCCTCTGCTGAAAAAAAGCGCAGAAAACGGATTTTATATAGGACCTGCCTACGATGGACTTGAGCTTGTGTGTTAG